The Actinomadura sp. WMMB 499 genome includes a window with the following:
- a CDS encoding sugar O-acetyltransferase: MLAGDPYIADDPDLEAASKRAIALAHRYGEVYVTDQDAARPILEDLLGSIAPGAHIRPPLYVDYGSHITVGSGTFANYGLTALDVAPITIGDDVQIGPNVQLLTPTHPLDPERRRAKIEGAEPIVIGDNVWLGGGAIVLAGVTIGANSVIGAGSVVTKDVPPDVVAVGTPARVIRSL, translated from the coding sequence ATGCTGGCCGGTGACCCGTACATCGCCGACGATCCGGACCTGGAGGCCGCGTCCAAGCGCGCGATCGCCCTGGCCCACCGGTACGGGGAGGTGTACGTCACCGACCAGGACGCCGCCCGCCCCATCCTCGAGGACCTGCTCGGGTCGATCGCCCCCGGCGCGCACATCCGGCCGCCGCTGTACGTCGACTACGGCTCCCACATCACCGTCGGCTCCGGCACCTTCGCGAACTACGGGCTGACCGCGCTGGACGTCGCGCCGATCACGATCGGCGACGACGTCCAGATCGGCCCGAACGTCCAGCTCCTCACCCCCACGCACCCGCTCGACCCCGAGCGGCGGCGCGCCAAGATCGAGGGCGCCGAACCGATCGTCATCGGGGACAACGTGTGGCTCGGCGGCGGCGCGATCGTCCTCGCCGGGGTGACCATCGGCGCGAACAGCGTCATCGGCGCCGGCTCGGTCGTCACGAAGGACGTCCCGCCGGACGTCGTGGCGGTGGGCACCCCGGCCCGGGTGATCCGCTCCCTGTGA